From the Spirochaetaceae bacterium genome, the window CTGCTGAACTGGCTCAACTCGAACACCACCGAGTCGCCCGAGGCGTACACCTCACGCACCCAGCCGCCGTTGTCAGTCCACTGGATCAGCGCAACTCCGGAGTCGAGGATGCGCGTGAAGCTGGCCACGATGTCGTCAGCAGTAAGCTCCCTGCTTTCCATGACGTGTTCCTTGCCCATCGCCTGCCAGAAGACGCCCGGCCGGATATTGAAGGTGAGCCGGTTGGGCTCGGCCGTCCAACTCTCGGCGAGGTTCCCGGTCATCACCCACTCCGGGCACACCACCCAGGTGTTGGACCACTCGCCGCTGCCGCGCGGTCCGACTCGCCAGTAGTCCACACGCGTCAGGTGCTCCAGGACCGGCCCGGCCGCATGCATGGCGGGGCTCCTGCTCACCGTGGCGTCCGCATTGACCGGCGTCGAGTCGATGCGTCGCAAGGTGAGCGTGCCACCGTATTGGGGCTCCTCCGTGTCCGCCGACGCCGCCGGCTCCGCGGTCGCTGCGTCCTCCTGGCCGGCAGCGCCAAGGGGCAGGCCAAGGACGGCGAACGCGACTCCCAAAAGGGCTACGATGTGTAGCTTCTTCATCTCTCTCAATCCTCCTCGAATTGAATCCCTTGAATTGATACGCGACAACGTCGCGCTGATCCGCTCAAATACTTCGCACCTGTTCATCCTCGGTCGCACGCACAGTCGCGGCCTTCCGGTCCGACATCATTCGGAAGCTTCCGACGCCGCCCTTGAGCCTCGGATCCAACAGGTCTCTGACGGCGTCGCCGAACATGCTGATGCCGTAGACCGCAACGCTCAGCGCAAGTCCGGGCCATATTGCCATCCATGGTGCCAGGAACATGTTGTCGCGGCCCGGCCCGCTGAGCATGCCTCCCCAGCTCGGAGCAGGCGGCGGAACGCCGAATCCCAGGAAGCTCAGAGCCGCTTCGGATATGATGACTCCCGGCAACACCACCGCGTAACCGGTGATGATGAACGGCATCACGTTCGGCAGAAGATGCCGCGTCAGCACCTTGCGAAACGGGCATCCGACCGCCACTGCCGCTTGTATGTACACGTTTTCCTTGTAGCTCAGGATGATGCCGCGCATGTTTCTGGATCCTGCGACCCCGGTCAGCACGCCAAGCGACACAATCAGCGTCAGCATGCCCGGCCCCGCAAGATCGGCGATCGTGAGCATGATGGGGAGCAGCGGCAGAGACATTACCGTGTCGACAAACCTCTGCAGTATCAGGTCGAAGGTGCGGCCGATATAGCCGCTCACCATGCCGACCACCGTGCCGATGCCCACGCTCACGGCGGCGCCGCCCAATCCCACGATCATCGAAATGCGCGCGCCGTAGATGACGCGGCTGAGCATGTCTCTTCCCAGGTTGTCGGTACCGAGCAGGAACGCGGCCGAGGGCGGTTCGAGCGTGTGCGCCATGTGCAGCTCGTTCATCCCGTACGGCGCCAGGAGATCGGCAAACACGCCGGTAAAAAGCATCAGCAGCGTGATGGCTCCGCCAAATGCGCCGAGCGGCTTCTCCTTCACGAGCCTGATGAGAAACTCCAGGAATCGAGACTGCCGTGGCGCGGTACCGTTTGCTGCGCGTGGCGGCTTCATTGATACCGAATCCGGGGATCGACCACACCGTAGGCCAGGTCGGCGGCCACGTTGGCGAGCACCACCGCGATCGAGCTGATCAGCAACAGTGCGCTGACCACCGTGTAGTCTCTCTGCAAGATGGCAGACAGGAGGAGCTGCCCCATCCCCGGCAGTTGGAAGATACTCTCCACGATGACCGCGCCCCCGATCAGCAGCGGTAGTTGAATGCCGAGTGCCGTGACGATCGGAATGAGCGTGTTCTTGAACGCATGCCGCACCAGCACCGCCCGCTCCCTGAGGCCCTTCGACCAGGCCGTCCTGATGTAGTCCTGCCGCAGTACCTCCAGCATCCAGGTGCGCGTCGATCGCATCGTGCCGCCGGAGGAAGCCAGACCCATGATGAAGGCCGGCAACAGGAACATCCCGATATTGCCGAGCGGATCCTCCTTGAACCGGATGAGGAATATGGGCGGCGACCAACCCCACCACAGGGCCGGGAACACCATCACCATGGTCGCCACCCAGAAAGCCGGGACGGCGAGCCAGAGAATGGCGAAGCTGCGGGTTGCGTAGTCGCCCAACGTGTCCTGCCTCACCGCCGCGTAGATGCCTATGGGAACCGCCACCGCGTACGTGATTGCCAGGCTCATCAAACTGAGCTGAATCGTTACCGGCAATCGCGGTGCGATCAGCTCGACCACCGGCTTGCGGCTTCGCAGGGAGAGCCCGAGATGCGCCTGCAGGATTCCTTGCACCTCGCCGTCCGCGCGGGGCGCAATGCCCAGCCAGCGCGCGTACTGGGT encodes:
- a CDS encoding ABC transporter permease → MKPPRAANGTAPRQSRFLEFLIRLVKEKPLGAFGGAITLLMLFTGVFADLLAPYGMNELHMAHTLEPPSAAFLLGTDNLGRDMLSRVIYGARISMIVGLGGAAVSVGIGTVVGMVSGYIGRTFDLILQRFVDTVMSLPLLPIMLTIADLAGPGMLTLIVSLGVLTGVAGSRNMRGIILSYKENVYIQAAVAVGCPFRKVLTRHLLPNVMPFIITGYAVVLPGVIISEAALSFLGFGVPPPAPSWGGMLSGPGRDNMFLAPWMAIWPGLALSVAVYGISMFGDAVRDLLDPRLKGGVGSFRMMSDRKAATVRATEDEQVRSI
- a CDS encoding ABC transporter permease, with amino-acid sequence MGSYAIRRLVLAVPTLALTTIVIFLLIRLMPGDIVDAIVIELAAEGGGGADAVEESRALIERELGLDVPILTQYARWLGIAPRADGEVQGILQAHLGLSLRSRKPVVELIAPRLPVTIQLSLMSLAITYAVAVPIGIYAAVRQDTLGDYATRSFAILWLAVPAFWVATMVMVFPALWWGWSPPIFLIRFKEDPLGNIGMFLLPAFIMGLASSGGTMRSTRTWMLEVLRQDYIRTAWSKGLRERAVLVRHAFKNTLIPIVTALGIQLPLLIGGAVIVESIFQLPGMGQLLLSAILQRDYTVVSALLLISSIAVVLANVAADLAYGVVDPRIRYQ